From the genome of Pedobacter sp. MC2016-14, one region includes:
- a CDS encoding RagB/SusD family nutrient uptake outer membrane protein translates to MKGKITFLGAIVFVLTNISCTKSFLDAKPNTDITQPITLDEFQKLLDNTTAINRSGGLAILSCDEFQYSSDALWSSAPTATARNSYIWTKDLYEGEIVDSWNIPYTSIFYANNVIEGLSRIEISTVNTLQWNNIKGWALFVRAYAYYELVSNFAPVYDSSNSSRDLAVPLRLKPSIDELLPRASVTMVYNQILEDLNEAVNLLDLSLPIARSRPSKIAANALLSKIYLSMRNYEKAEIHADACLSSYSKLIDYNLLSKTAAAPFPRAHDEQIYAKSAVTNQSYITRGTSSGANTYIQITSEVLGLYEPNDLRKTIYFVQQTDGSYDLKQGYFGPGLNPFTGLATDEVLLIKAECLARRGEITTAMDKLDQLRIKRWSPNATSPAKAYQNLIAADPVDALAKVLLERRRELVWRGVRWDDLKRFNKEGANISISRSVNGQLYTLLPNSNRYIFPIPDDEISLSGISQNER, encoded by the coding sequence ATGAAAGGTAAAATTACATTTTTAGGGGCTATTGTCTTTGTTCTAACAAATATTAGCTGTACGAAAAGCTTTTTGGATGCAAAACCGAATACAGATATCACACAGCCTATAACCTTGGACGAATTTCAGAAGCTTCTCGATAATACCACAGCAATAAATAGATCAGGAGGATTAGCAATTCTTTCTTGTGATGAATTTCAATATAGTAGTGATGCTCTTTGGTCTTCTGCTCCTACGGCCACAGCAAGAAATTCTTATATATGGACAAAAGATCTTTATGAAGGGGAAATTGTCGATTCTTGGAATATTCCATATACTTCTATATTCTATGCTAATAATGTTATAGAGGGTTTATCGAGAATTGAAATTTCAACCGTTAATACATTACAATGGAATAACATCAAGGGATGGGCTTTATTTGTCAGAGCCTATGCCTATTATGAACTTGTCAGTAATTTCGCTCCTGTTTATGATTCTTCAAACTCATCTAGAGACTTAGCGGTTCCTTTGAGATTAAAACCCTCAATTGACGAATTGCTTCCACGAGCATCTGTTACTATGGTATACAATCAAATTTTAGAAGATCTGAACGAAGCTGTAAATCTACTTGATTTATCACTTCCTATAGCTAGAAGTAGGCCTTCTAAAATTGCTGCCAATGCCCTTTTATCTAAAATATATCTTAGTATGAGAAATTATGAAAAGGCAGAAATTCATGCGGACGCTTGTCTTAGCTCGTACAGCAAGCTGATCGATTACAATTTGCTAAGCAAAACTGCTGCGGCTCCATTTCCAAGAGCACACGACGAACAAATTTATGCAAAAAGTGCAGTAACCAATCAATCATATATTACACGGGGAACTAGTAGTGGTGCAAATACTTATATACAAATAACTTCAGAAGTTCTTGGATTATATGAGCCAAACGATCTTAGAAAAACTATTTATTTCGTTCAACAAACAGATGGCTCCTACGATTTGAAACAGGGGTATTTTGGACCAGGTTTGAATCCCTTTACCGGATTGGCTACAGATGAGGTCTTATTAATTAAAGCCGAATGTTTAGCCCGGCGTGGGGAAATTACTACCGCAATGGACAAATTGGATCAATTGCGAATTAAGCGTTGGAGTCCAAATGCTACCTCGCCAGCCAAAGCATATCAGAATCTAATAGCTGCTGATCCAGTAGATGCTTTAGCTAAAGTATTATTAGAACGTAGAAGGGAACTAGTCTGGCGTGGTGTTAGATGGGACGATTTAAAACGGTTTAATAAAGAAGGAGCTAATATCAGTATTTCACGCTCTGTAAATGGTCAACTCTATACACTACTACCCAATAGTAATAGATATATTTTCCCAATTCCAGATGATGAAATTAGCCTCAGCGGCATCAGTCAAAACGAAAGATAA
- a CDS encoding MauE/DoxX family redox-associated membrane protein: METILQKPLFRLSEKTKDLIVDIIIYIFLALFIYTAASKFQTQDGFEKILRRSPLTGSYSSFISWSVPISETIISFLLLIPSTKRIGLYASLAIMVIFTCFLIYGILVGSRLPCHCGGVISSLSWKQHIWFNLLFIAAAITGIKLKYNKDFTRVKQGKP; encoded by the coding sequence ATGGAAACTATATTACAAAAACCATTATTTAGATTGTCTGAAAAAACTAAAGATCTGATAGTCGATATAATAATTTATATTTTTCTTGCTTTATTTATATATACTGCTGCCAGTAAATTTCAAACTCAAGATGGGTTTGAAAAAATATTAAGGCGATCTCCTTTAACTGGGTCTTATAGTTCATTCATATCATGGTCAGTCCCTATTAGCGAAACCATAATTTCTTTCTTGCTTTTAATCCCTTCGACAAAAAGGATAGGTCTATATGCCTCACTGGCTATAATGGTAATTTTCACCTGCTTTCTTATTTATGGCATTTTAGTGGGAAGTCGACTTCCTTGCCATTGCGGTGGAGTGATAAGTTCCTTATCATGGAAACAGCACATATGGTTTAATCTTCTATTTATCGCCGCAGCCATTACAGGAATAAAACTTAAATATAATAAAGACTTTACGCGCGTGAAACAGGGAAAGCCGTAA
- a CDS encoding FecR family protein yields the protein MRNRLTEELWNKYLDGSSSPEEKAIFEKWLFQYMNANSVVPDEKQLLHAKESIRDGLLEVMEEEQKPAAKLWPLRLAAAAASIAVVLSVFIYLNKKPEKVQAIAYANDVSPGTNKALLTLADGRRINLSSGKTGVVIDANQLSYNDGTPLGNNKTLDQPSSSELLTLTTPFGGEYQVKLPDGSLVWMNAGSVLKFPSSFANLKQRKVYLIGEAYFEVSKDSRHPFVVQNDQQQIRVLGTHFNVSSYADESIVKTTLLEGLVEVSIVSAKSGSVGKVKEAVKIVPGQQAALNGNNLQVTEVDANNAIAWKNDQFIFIDEPLNNIMRKLAKWYNVDVIYQNKVIENKLFGGIASRRMKISEILNMLQMTGEVNFKIEGRKIMVR from the coding sequence ATGAGAAACCGCCTAACTGAAGAGCTTTGGAATAAATACCTGGATGGTAGTAGCAGCCCGGAAGAGAAAGCTATTTTTGAAAAGTGGCTTTTTCAATATATGAATGCTAACTCGGTTGTTCCTGATGAAAAACAATTGCTTCATGCAAAGGAAAGCATTCGTGATGGATTACTTGAAGTAATGGAGGAAGAGCAGAAGCCAGCTGCCAAATTATGGCCGTTACGCTTGGCTGCTGCAGCCGCAAGTATTGCTGTTGTCCTTTCAGTATTTATATACTTAAATAAAAAGCCAGAGAAGGTTCAGGCCATTGCCTACGCAAATGATGTAAGCCCTGGTACAAACAAAGCATTATTAACATTGGCTGATGGCAGGAGGATTAATTTAAGTTCAGGCAAAACAGGTGTTGTAATAGATGCGAATCAATTAAGTTATAATGACGGTACGCCTTTAGGTAACAACAAAACACTGGATCAACCTTCGAGCTCGGAGCTGTTGACCTTAACTACACCATTTGGGGGGGAGTATCAGGTAAAACTACCAGACGGCTCATTGGTATGGATGAATGCTGGCTCTGTACTGAAATTTCCCAGTAGCTTTGCTAATTTAAAGCAGCGTAAGGTTTACTTGATCGGAGAGGCTTACTTTGAGGTTTCAAAAGATTCCAGGCATCCTTTTGTAGTGCAAAATGATCAACAACAAATCAGGGTGCTTGGTACACATTTTAATGTGTCTAGTTATGCAGATGAGTCAATTGTTAAAACAACCTTATTGGAGGGTTTAGTGGAAGTTTCTATTGTTTCAGCTAAATCGGGCAGTGTTGGAAAAGTAAAAGAAGCCGTTAAAATAGTTCCTGGGCAACAAGCAGCACTAAATGGTAATAATTTACAGGTAACTGAAGTGGATGCAAATAACGCTATTGCCTGGAAAAATGATCAGTTTATTTTTATTGACGAACCTCTTAATAACATTATGAGAAAATTGGCCAAATGGTATAACGTTGACGTAATTTACCAGAATAAAGTCATTGAAAATAAACTGTTTGGAGGAATAGCTTCAAGAAGAATGAAAATCTCTGAAATACTCAATATGCTGCAAATGACTGGAGAAGTAAACTTTAAAATAGAAGGGAGAAAAATTATGGTCAGATAG
- a CDS encoding RNA polymerase sigma-70 factor, protein MGTRLEYKIHTDADLLALIKEGKEIAFAELYERYWAQLYLYAMKVFQDPQDAEDAVQEVLAYVWSKRGDHKITGSLSSYLYSSVRYAALNMIRRKKIHDRYLDSFSDFLDKGANATDDYIQEKELIKNIEKAVATLPKKMREVFELSRNEQMTQKEIATKLNLSDKTVKKQVVNALKIIRMKISQVMVTFLL, encoded by the coding sequence ATGGGAACAAGACTCGAATATAAAATACACACTGATGCGGATCTGCTAGCCTTGATCAAGGAGGGGAAAGAAATCGCTTTTGCTGAGCTTTACGAGAGATACTGGGCTCAATTGTATTTATATGCGATGAAAGTATTTCAGGATCCACAAGATGCTGAAGATGCAGTGCAAGAAGTGCTTGCTTATGTATGGAGTAAAAGGGGGGATCACAAAATCACTGGTTCTTTATCTTCATATCTTTATAGTTCTGTTCGATACGCTGCATTGAATATGATCAGAAGAAAAAAAATTCATGATCGATATCTCGATTCGTTTAGTGATTTCTTAGATAAAGGAGCTAATGCTACCGACGATTATATTCAGGAGAAAGAATTAATCAAAAATATTGAAAAAGCTGTGGCAACGCTTCCAAAGAAAATGCGTGAAGTGTTTGAACTGAGCCGAAATGAGCAAATGACTCAAAAAGAAATCGCTACTAAACTAAATTTATCTGATAAAACGGTAAAAAAACAGGTGGTTAATGCATTGAAAATCATTAGGATGAAAATTAGTCAGGTGATGGTGACTTTTTTATTGTAA
- a CDS encoding helix-turn-helix transcriptional regulator, translating to MKPNIKLHFKAKNVQNLDSNSRIVTELSLPFVESTLISVNEGTLIHQKHSSFLCFVDVWEYTLDKPLILNYSLAKSALMMIICVDAQFKCTDRGNREVLEVMETCCCMVQQKSGNYTVEFPAGKHRIMTLRLRPEWISGKTIEFPKLEPLFQKFNGSDDLLSALPQCPLTRNTKRALNQLSAIKTSTEGKLEIAFNLFIVTLIGNYHDTLKKNKYVTSFIHKEKIAILKNLMHENFATELVDDPSFFTDKLQVSYKLLATLALKALNMPIHKYVIYYRMHKALKELMLTDKKISVIAREVGYSDPHYFSRAYYKYFKVRPSETQELGISGKKKISRVRKQNP from the coding sequence ATGAAGCCAAATATAAAACTACACTTCAAAGCCAAAAACGTCCAAAATCTGGATTCAAACAGCAGGATAGTTACTGAATTATCATTGCCTTTTGTCGAAAGCACCTTGATTTCTGTCAATGAAGGGACATTAATTCACCAAAAACACAGCTCATTTCTCTGCTTCGTGGATGTTTGGGAATATACCCTGGACAAGCCTCTAATATTAAACTATTCCTTAGCCAAATCTGCGCTAATGATGATAATTTGTGTAGATGCGCAGTTCAAATGTACGGACCGGGGCAACAGAGAAGTTTTGGAAGTGATGGAAACATGTTGTTGCATGGTTCAACAAAAATCGGGAAACTATACTGTAGAATTTCCAGCAGGTAAACACAGAATAATGACTTTAAGATTGCGCCCTGAATGGATATCCGGAAAAACCATTGAATTTCCAAAACTTGAACCTTTGTTTCAAAAGTTTAATGGGTCTGACGATTTACTGAGCGCTTTGCCACAGTGCCCCTTAACACGCAATACCAAACGCGCGTTGAATCAACTGAGTGCTATAAAGACCAGTACTGAAGGTAAGTTAGAGATCGCGTTCAATTTATTTATCGTAACGCTAATTGGTAATTATCACGATACGCTAAAAAAAAACAAGTATGTTACCAGCTTCATTCACAAAGAAAAAATAGCCATCTTAAAAAATCTAATGCATGAGAATTTCGCTACTGAATTAGTTGATGATCCATCCTTTTTTACTGATAAATTGCAAGTTTCCTATAAACTACTGGCCACACTGGCATTGAAAGCGCTAAACATGCCTATACATAAGTACGTTATCTACTACAGAATGCACAAGGCCCTTAAAGAACTGATGCTCACAGATAAAAAGATCAGTGTTATTGCAAGAGAGGTGGGTTATAGTGATCCACATTATTTTAGCAGGGCCTACTATAAATACTTTAAAGTGAGGCCTTCTGAAACTCAAGAACTTGGCATAAGTGGCAAAAAAAAGATCTCCAGGGTAAGAAAACAAAACCCATAA
- a CDS encoding TlpA disulfide reductase family protein has protein sequence MKNLTIIFYLFAICSVRAQKQNEFNEPNNIVIEGKVTDPMFNSVPDTNITVMLWVTSFPSKINIAPTEYYSVITKPNKPFKLSFIAPAKRFYIHIGFVPNSFQMWSSSDNMYVMDKDDQITCKLSCANFEFSGKGSDKFNCQSDIYHYRYLATAEDIQFRKNRQFNELFDYRGTKKDSLLKLKLETIEKYARSIGKETTELMIANSYGQLYYSDLKGERGSYNDFERVKALTNSSEYKINLNKLNDISPNVLVSSPIFSDFLFEKEVVRSMFWAFKDGKVDLSYDRMRFQFNSILEDYSGPMREKLLTLFFLNYNKNKKSIPPSYFKEAIAQIHNPDYQEILHNIQKTNSKDTPFFPFEIEDNNGKTLKLVDFRNKVVIMDFWFTGCINCIKLKKHLVPLVDTFKDNPNVKFVSINIDKSKESWLESIKTNNYTDSNSINLYAGGGQLADRNSRHPLINAYNITSFPTLFILNNGKLYEPTPPRGNIVQMINIVNKALEDRQP, from the coding sequence ATGAAAAATCTTACTATAATATTTTACTTGTTTGCGATATGTTCTGTTAGAGCGCAGAAGCAAAATGAATTTAATGAGCCAAATAATATTGTTATTGAGGGGAAAGTTACGGACCCTATGTTTAATTCGGTCCCCGATACGAATATTACTGTTATGCTTTGGGTTACATCATTTCCTTCAAAAATAAATATTGCCCCTACTGAATACTACAGTGTTATAACTAAACCTAATAAACCCTTTAAGTTATCATTTATAGCTCCAGCTAAAAGGTTTTATATTCATATTGGATTTGTACCAAATTCATTCCAAATGTGGTCATCTAGTGACAATATGTATGTTATGGATAAGGATGATCAAATAACTTGCAAATTATCTTGTGCGAATTTTGAATTTTCGGGCAAAGGGTCTGACAAATTCAACTGTCAAAGTGATATTTACCATTACAGATATTTGGCGACTGCTGAAGATATTCAATTTAGAAAAAATCGTCAATTTAATGAGCTATTTGATTATAGAGGTACCAAAAAGGATTCTTTATTAAAACTGAAATTAGAAACGATAGAAAAATATGCTAGGAGTATAGGAAAAGAAACAACCGAATTAATGATTGCTAATAGTTATGGGCAATTATATTATTCTGATCTAAAAGGGGAACGAGGTTCGTATAATGACTTCGAAAGAGTTAAGGCACTCACAAATAGTTCAGAGTATAAAATAAATCTAAATAAATTGAATGATATTAGTCCGAATGTTTTAGTAAGCTCGCCTATTTTTTCAGATTTTCTCTTTGAAAAGGAAGTTGTCCGCAGTATGTTTTGGGCATTTAAAGATGGAAAAGTTGATTTGTCATATGATCGCATGCGGTTTCAGTTTAATTCTATCTTAGAAGACTATTCTGGTCCTATGCGAGAAAAATTACTTACTCTTTTTTTTCTCAACTACAATAAAAATAAAAAATCCATACCTCCTTCTTATTTTAAAGAAGCTATTGCTCAAATACACAATCCTGACTATCAAGAGATTTTACATAACATTCAAAAAACAAATTCGAAGGACACTCCATTTTTCCCATTTGAAATTGAAGATAATAATGGAAAAACATTAAAACTTGTTGACTTCCGTAATAAAGTGGTCATTATGGATTTTTGGTTTACTGGATGTATAAATTGTATTAAACTTAAAAAACACTTAGTACCTCTAGTTGACACATTCAAAGATAATCCTAATGTGAAATTTGTATCAATTAATATTGATAAATCCAAAGAAAGCTGGCTTGAAAGTATAAAAACAAATAATTATACCGACTCTAATTCGATTAACCTTTATGCTGGAGGAGGTCAATTGGCGGATAGAAATTCTAGGCACCCATTAATCAATGCTTATAATATTACATCTTTTCCTACTTTGTTTATTTTAAATAATGGAAAATTGTACGAACCTACTCCTCCTAGAGGAAATATTGTGCAAATGATAAATATCGTTAATAAAGCACTTGAAGATAGGCAGCCTTAG
- a CDS encoding SusC/RagA family TonB-linked outer membrane protein, which translates to MRLTTVILIATIMQVSAFSYAQKMTYVNKNVSLQQLFKEITKQTGYNVFWYAGKVSSKSIINANFKQATLENVLDVALTGLPLTYEINGKTVVIKQKEKTVFDRITSLFALIDVTGRVVDENGNPLVGATVIVKGSSKIAKTNEDGYFSLAKVDDKAILIISFLGFDSQEVKAVENIGTIKLAFGSGKLEEVEVISTGYQNIPKERAAGSYTVIDNKTLNRVVSADLLSRLKGVGNGILFDNQTGNNLGLSVRGRSTIFSNASPLIVIDNFPFDGDLNTINPEIVENITVLKDAAAASIWGVRAGNGVIIITTKKGSYNHVPTITLKSDLTIGEKPDLYYQKQINSNDFIDIEKFLFDKGAFTASINNGYSVISPVVAILQKIKVDPAYETIGKIEIEKLRNIDYRDQQKKYLYRNGSQQRYFIDLNGGGSSQTFYFSAGYDKNLPSLKTQSDSRVSLKGSNSYRILNGKLALLTDIAFSKSKSNNIQIGSNLGYLPYEQLAGDNGEALEVLVNGGLRSSYTDTAGKGKLLDWKLRPLNELKNKNSTSNRDLTDYRLNFGLTYKILSPLVLSLNYQYYSANSKIENLNSIGSFSTRDAINRVTQINSITGAVTRPIPLGGIYNPYFQSTESNVGRAQLNFAQSFSEMHEFSAIGGLEIRSNNFKSNSFYLYGYDSETATSVQIDPVNQYKSYITGGLSQIGQPPRQNGTTDRYVSWYGNGSYTYNKRYIAYLSYRKDKSNIFGVKANQKGIPLWSAALAWNINREKFYNIEWLPYLQLKGSFGYNGNVNNSLSAYLTAKPSNTNTFTNSTYYEIVNPPNDNLRWEKVKNINFGLNFTTKGDRISGSLEYYIKNGTDLIGTSPIAPQTGISIFTGNTADTHAQGFDIQLNSKNLLGVFKWATTYIFNYNKDKITNYKIGVGMNSNTVTQITLVPIVGYPINSLFSYKWGGLDASGNPQGYFDGSLSNDYTKISNSNDPTQLEFFGSRTPTIYGSLRNTFSFSGLEFSFNITYKTGFYFRRQSLDNSALYNSNFINFLQPDYEKRWQNPGDELTTSVPSLVYPNNFLRSSFYSNSAVLTEKGDYIRLQDVQINYSIPKKIMNKLLVSNLNIYAYVNNLGLIWKANKEGLDPDVRSGYPNPTTFAFGLKTNF; encoded by the coding sequence ATGCGACTAACCACCGTAATATTAATTGCTACCATCATGCAGGTAAGTGCATTTAGTTATGCGCAGAAGATGACTTACGTTAATAAAAACGTTTCGTTACAACAGCTATTTAAGGAGATTACGAAACAAACTGGCTACAATGTATTTTGGTATGCTGGTAAAGTAAGTTCAAAGAGCATCATTAACGCTAATTTTAAGCAAGCAACACTAGAAAACGTGTTGGACGTAGCTTTAACCGGGCTACCATTAACCTATGAAATCAATGGTAAAACTGTAGTGATTAAACAAAAGGAAAAGACAGTTTTTGACCGGATCACTTCCCTGTTTGCTTTGATTGACGTTACGGGTAGGGTAGTGGATGAAAATGGAAATCCATTGGTAGGTGCAACGGTAATAGTAAAAGGTAGTTCCAAAATTGCTAAAACGAACGAAGATGGTTATTTCTCTTTGGCTAAAGTAGATGATAAAGCCATATTGATTATTTCTTTTTTAGGATTTGATAGTCAGGAAGTTAAAGCTGTAGAGAATATTGGGACAATTAAACTTGCTTTTGGCTCGGGGAAATTGGAAGAGGTGGAGGTAATAAGTACTGGCTATCAAAATATTCCAAAAGAGAGAGCTGCTGGCAGCTATACAGTCATAGATAATAAGACTTTAAATCGCGTTGTATCTGCCGATCTATTATCTAGGCTGAAGGGGGTTGGAAATGGTATTCTTTTCGACAATCAGACGGGTAATAATTTAGGTCTAAGCGTTCGTGGAAGAAGTACTATTTTTTCAAATGCTTCTCCATTAATTGTAATAGATAATTTTCCTTTTGACGGGGACTTGAATACGATAAACCCTGAAATAGTTGAAAACATAACAGTATTAAAAGACGCTGCTGCCGCTTCGATATGGGGAGTAAGAGCAGGTAACGGTGTAATAATAATTACCACGAAGAAGGGAAGTTATAATCATGTACCTACTATTACTTTAAAGTCTGATTTAACAATTGGAGAAAAGCCAGATCTCTATTATCAAAAACAAATTAATTCAAATGACTTTATAGATATTGAAAAATTTTTATTTGATAAAGGTGCATTTACGGCCTCAATTAATAATGGCTACAGCGTAATATCCCCAGTAGTAGCTATATTACAAAAAATAAAAGTTGATCCTGCTTATGAAACGATAGGAAAGATTGAAATCGAAAAGTTGAGAAATATTGATTATAGAGATCAACAAAAGAAATACTTATACCGCAATGGTTCTCAACAAAGATATTTTATTGATTTGAATGGCGGTGGTTCCAGTCAGACATTTTATTTTTCAGCAGGCTATGATAAAAATCTTCCTAGTTTAAAAACACAATCTGATTCAAGGGTCAGTTTAAAGGGGAGTAATTCATACAGGATACTAAATGGCAAATTAGCTCTATTAACAGATATTGCATTTTCAAAGTCCAAATCAAATAATATACAAATCGGGAGTAATCTTGGGTATCTGCCTTATGAGCAATTAGCTGGCGACAACGGTGAGGCTTTAGAAGTATTAGTTAATGGGGGACTAAGGTCCAGTTATACTGATACTGCTGGTAAAGGAAAGCTCCTTGATTGGAAACTGCGTCCACTCAATGAATTAAAAAACAAAAATTCAACCTCTAATCGAGATCTTACTGATTATCGGTTGAATTTTGGACTGACATATAAGATATTATCCCCATTGGTGCTCTCTCTAAATTATCAATATTACAGTGCCAATTCTAAAATAGAGAATTTAAATAGTATTGGGTCATTTTCTACAAGAGACGCAATTAACAGAGTGACACAAATTAATTCCATTACAGGAGCAGTTACAAGGCCGATTCCTCTTGGTGGTATTTATAATCCGTATTTCCAATCGACAGAGTCAAATGTGGGAAGAGCTCAACTTAATTTTGCTCAAAGTTTCTCCGAAATGCATGAATTCTCCGCTATAGGTGGATTGGAAATTAGAAGCAACAATTTTAAAAGTAACTCATTTTATTTATACGGTTACGATTCTGAAACTGCAACAAGCGTCCAAATAGACCCGGTAAATCAATATAAAAGCTACATAACGGGAGGATTGTCTCAAATTGGACAGCCTCCTAGACAAAATGGTACTACAGACAGGTATGTGTCCTGGTACGGAAATGGATCGTATACGTATAATAAAAGGTATATTGCCTATTTGAGTTATAGAAAAGACAAATCAAACATCTTCGGTGTTAAAGCGAATCAAAAGGGAATTCCACTATGGTCGGCAGCATTGGCCTGGAATATTAATAGAGAAAAGTTTTATAATATTGAGTGGTTACCCTATTTACAGCTAAAAGGGAGCTTTGGTTATAATGGGAATGTGAATAATTCCTTATCCGCCTACCTGACGGCTAAACCTAGTAACACAAATACTTTTACAAATTCTACATATTATGAGATCGTGAACCCTCCTAATGATAATTTAAGATGGGAAAAAGTGAAAAATATAAATTTTGGGTTGAATTTTACTACTAAAGGAGATAGAATTTCCGGTAGCTTGGAATATTACATTAAAAATGGAACAGACTTAATCGGCACTAGTCCTATTGCACCACAAACTGGAATCTCAATTTTTACGGGTAATACAGCTGATACCCATGCTCAGGGTTTTGACATCCAGTTGAACTCGAAAAATTTGCTTGGAGTATTTAAATGGGCGACAACATATATTTTTAATTATAATAAAGATAAAATTACAAATTATAAAATAGGCGTTGGTATGAATTCAAATACTGTTACACAAATCACTTTAGTACCGATAGTTGGCTATCCAATTAATTCTCTTTTTTCTTATAAATGGGGAGGGTTAGATGCTTCTGGGAATCCACAAGGTTATTTTGATGGTAGTTTAAGTAATGATTATACAAAAATTAGTAATTCAAACGATCCTACTCAACTGGAGTTTTTTGGATCCAGAACCCCCACAATATATGGAAGTTTACGAAATACTTTTTCCTTCAGTGGTTTGGAATTTTCTTTTAATATTACTTATAAAACTGGGTTTTACTTCAGGAGGCAATCACTTGATAACTCAGCGCTTTACAATTCCAATTTTATCAATTTTTTACAACCAGATTATGAGAAACGCTGGCAGAATCCAGGTGATGAATTAACTACATCTGTCCCGTCCTTAGTTTACCCTAATAACTTTCTACGTAGTAGTTTTTACAGTAATTCAGCTGTGCTTACTGAGAAGGGTGATTATATTCGTTTACAAGATGTACAAATAAATTATTCAATACCAAAAAAAATAATGAATAAGCTTCTGGTATCTAACCTAAATATTTATGCATATGTGAATAACCTCGGTTTGATTTGGAAAGCTAATAAAGAAGGATTAGATCCAGATGTTAGATCCGGATACCCTAATCCGACCACTTTTGCATTTGGTCTAAAAACTAACTTTTAA